The following proteins come from a genomic window of Pseudomonas putida:
- a CDS encoding PAS domain-containing protein produces the protein MPSRDLNSLRQQVEDLQRQNTLLEQRLASLQAHDQDFYRSLFDTMDEGFCIIEFFDGPHGPLSDYVHVLANAAYTKHAGIPNVVGQKLREMVPDEADDWVARYGAVLRTGEPLHFEQELVATGRVLSVTTFRIEPAEKRQVAVLFKDVTERRRAEQALQRLNEELEQRVSAALAERRLFAELVDHSVVNVHVVDKDLRWLAVNRQARHDFHLLYGRTPEIGDYLPGLFDDGTAGQTPILPMWQRALAGEQFIEIGTFGKPPALRHYELRFNALRDPKGEVQGAFLFAYDISERVQEQERLAKAEAALRQAQKMEAVGQLSGGIAHDFNNLLGGILGAQELMRQRLDQSRFDALAPLLELSSSAAQRASSLVHRLLAFSRQQTLQPCSTQVATLVAGMEDLLRRTIGPAITLSSRFANQLWPTFIDPPQLESALLNLCINARDAMPAGGVIEIIGDNLRLDDKQALALALPASEYVRLSIVDNGSGMSAEVVERAVEPFFTTKPMGQGTGLGLSMTYGFVRQSGGQLRVLSVPGEGTRIELLLPRHHAQAQAPISKPQRAPLRRSSETAKRILLVEDQTALRLVIGEVLEELGYRVDAFENGPSALTHLQSGERPDLLLSDVGLPGGLNGRQVAERCRERYPDLKVLLMTGYDESAAFSDGQPLQGTLVLTKPFELDALAERVRELLET, from the coding sequence ATGCCTTCTCGTGATCTGAACTCACTGCGCCAACAAGTCGAAGACCTCCAGCGACAGAACACACTGCTGGAGCAACGGCTTGCAAGCCTCCAGGCGCACGACCAGGACTTCTATCGCTCACTGTTCGACACCATGGACGAAGGCTTCTGCATTATCGAATTCTTCGATGGCCCCCATGGCCCGCTGAGTGACTACGTGCATGTGCTGGCCAACGCAGCCTATACCAAACACGCCGGCATCCCCAACGTGGTCGGGCAAAAACTGCGCGAGATGGTGCCTGATGAGGCAGATGACTGGGTGGCCCGCTATGGCGCGGTGCTTCGCACCGGTGAACCGCTGCACTTCGAGCAGGAACTGGTTGCTACCGGCCGTGTGCTGTCAGTGACCACTTTTCGCATAGAGCCTGCCGAGAAACGCCAGGTAGCGGTATTGTTCAAGGATGTGACCGAACGCCGGCGTGCAGAGCAGGCCCTGCAGCGTCTGAACGAAGAGCTCGAACAACGGGTGAGTGCCGCACTGGCGGAGCGACGCTTGTTTGCCGAGCTTGTCGATCACAGTGTGGTCAATGTGCATGTGGTCGACAAGGACCTGCGCTGGCTGGCTGTCAATCGCCAGGCCAGGCATGACTTCCACCTGCTGTACGGGAGGACACCCGAAATCGGCGACTACCTGCCCGGGTTGTTCGACGATGGCACCGCCGGCCAGACGCCTATTCTGCCGATGTGGCAGCGCGCCCTGGCAGGCGAGCAGTTCATCGAGATCGGTACCTTCGGCAAGCCCCCCGCGCTGCGCCATTACGAGTTGCGGTTCAACGCCTTGCGCGACCCCAAAGGCGAGGTACAGGGCGCGTTTCTGTTCGCCTATGACATCAGTGAACGGGTGCAGGAGCAGGAACGCTTGGCCAAGGCCGAAGCGGCGCTGCGCCAGGCACAGAAAATGGAGGCAGTAGGCCAGCTCAGTGGCGGCATTGCCCATGACTTCAACAATTTGCTGGGCGGCATCCTTGGTGCTCAGGAGCTGATGCGTCAACGCCTGGACCAGTCACGCTTCGACGCCCTGGCACCCTTGCTGGAGCTGTCCAGCAGCGCGGCGCAGCGGGCCTCGTCGCTGGTGCACCGGCTGCTGGCGTTCTCCCGCCAGCAGACCCTGCAACCCTGCTCCACGCAGGTGGCCACTTTGGTGGCTGGCATGGAAGACCTGCTTCGCCGCACCATCGGCCCGGCGATTACCCTGAGCAGCCGCTTCGCCAACCAGCTGTGGCCAACCTTCATCGACCCTCCCCAACTGGAAAGCGCCTTGCTCAACTTGTGCATCAACGCGCGCGATGCCATGCCGGCCGGTGGTGTGATCGAGATCATTGGCGACAACCTGCGGCTTGACGACAAGCAGGCCCTGGCACTGGCACTGCCGGCCAGCGAGTACGTGCGGCTGAGCATCGTCGACAACGGTAGCGGCATGTCGGCTGAAGTCGTTGAGCGCGCAGTCGAGCCGTTCTTCACCACCAAGCCGATGGGCCAGGGCACCGGCCTGGGTCTGTCCATGACCTATGGCTTCGTGCGCCAGTCGGGTGGGCAATTACGGGTGCTGTCGGTGCCTGGCGAGGGTACCCGCATCGAGCTGCTGTTACCCCGCCACCACGCGCAAGCCCAGGCGCCAATCAGCAAACCGCAGCGCGCGCCTTTGCGAAGAAGCAGCGAGACTGCAAAACGCATTCTGTTGGTTGAAGACCAGACCGCCTTGCGCCTGGTGATAGGTGAAGTGCTGGAAGAGCTGGGCTATCGGGTGGACGCCTTCGAGAACGGTCCGTCTGCCCTCACCCACCTGCAAAGTGGCGAACGGCCGGACTTGCTGCTGAGCGATGTCGGCCTGCCTGGCGGCCTGAATGGCCGCCAGGTAGCCGAACGCTGCCGTGAGCGTTACCCGGACCTCAAGGTACTGTTGATGACTGGGTACGATGAGAGCGCGGCGTTCAGCGACGGCCAACCGCTGCAAGGTACGCTGGTGTTGACCAAGCCGTTCGAACTGGACGCACTGGCGGAGCGGGTTCGTGAGCTGCTGGAAACTTGA
- a CDS encoding PAS domain-containing protein, protein MQPDTSFARLQARVAELEARLAEREDSAQAHDRLLGELLDNSPANVFAADRRMRLLAINRTARETFERYRGFVPQIGDYVPQFLTGQPDIMGRLAPIWPRILAGEAFIDTVTFGPDDAPRHYEIRYHPLLDAQQRIQGGYLFAYDITQRVTEQERLQQAEEALRQAQKMEAVGQLTGGIAHDFNNLLASILGALELAGQRLVQQRVADTAQLLELSRHNAQRAAALVQRLLAFSRQQTLVPHRVDVQQLAAGMHDLISSSTGPYVDYHDQTHAGLWPIRIDAQQLENALLNLCINARDAMPLGGTLSIGCANVEVQGAEARQLGLAAGQFLRIRVEDTGMGMSKAVMQRAPEPFFTTKPLGQGTGLGLSMVYGFVRQSGGQLVIDSTPGQGTAINLYLPRDESVAAASPSPHVEGPAPAASLQQRVCKVMLVEDEPALRLVMLEVLLDQGYEVQAFEDGRQAYKALQEAPAPDLLITDVGLPGGIDGYQLADACRAIAPHAAVLLITGHDPAHSMANARPDRRTELLAKPFDLQALAQALERLLGSTAQSH, encoded by the coding sequence ATGCAGCCAGATACGTCCTTTGCCCGATTGCAAGCGCGTGTCGCAGAACTGGAAGCACGCCTGGCAGAACGCGAAGACAGCGCTCAGGCGCATGACAGGCTGCTTGGAGAACTGCTCGACAACAGCCCGGCCAACGTGTTTGCTGCCGACCGCAGGATGCGCCTGTTGGCCATCAACCGCACGGCGCGCGAAACCTTCGAGCGTTACCGAGGCTTCGTGCCGCAGATTGGTGACTACGTACCCCAGTTCCTGACCGGTCAACCCGACATCATGGGCCGCCTGGCCCCGATATGGCCGCGCATACTGGCAGGGGAAGCGTTCATCGACACCGTCACCTTCGGGCCGGACGACGCACCACGCCACTACGAAATTCGCTATCACCCGTTACTCGATGCTCAGCAGCGAATTCAGGGCGGCTACCTGTTCGCCTATGACATCACGCAGCGCGTGACCGAACAGGAACGCCTGCAGCAGGCCGAAGAAGCACTGCGCCAGGCGCAGAAAATGGAGGCGGTCGGCCAGTTGACCGGCGGGATTGCCCATGATTTCAACAACCTGCTGGCCAGCATCCTTGGCGCCCTGGAACTGGCCGGGCAGCGTCTGGTGCAGCAACGCGTGGCGGACACCGCGCAGCTGCTTGAACTCAGCCGGCACAATGCCCAACGCGCCGCAGCCTTGGTGCAGCGCTTGCTGGCATTCTCACGGCAGCAGACGCTGGTCCCGCACCGGGTCGATGTGCAGCAACTGGCGGCCGGTATGCACGACCTGATCAGCAGCTCCACCGGCCCCTATGTCGACTACCACGACCAGACACATGCCGGGCTATGGCCCATCCGAATAGACGCACAGCAACTGGAAAATGCGCTGCTCAACCTGTGCATCAACGCCCGTGACGCCATGCCGCTTGGCGGCACCTTGAGCATCGGTTGCGCCAATGTCGAAGTGCAAGGCGCCGAAGCCAGACAGCTGGGCCTGGCCGCTGGCCAGTTTCTGCGTATACGCGTTGAAGACACTGGCATGGGCATGTCCAAAGCAGTGATGCAGCGCGCCCCTGAGCCCTTCTTCACCACCAAGCCGCTCGGCCAGGGCACTGGCCTTGGGCTCTCCATGGTCTACGGCTTTGTGCGGCAATCCGGGGGCCAGCTGGTCATCGATAGCACCCCTGGCCAGGGTACGGCCATCAACCTGTATCTGCCCCGCGATGAAAGCGTCGCCGCCGCTTCACCCAGCCCCCACGTCGAGGGGCCTGCGCCTGCGGCCTCGCTTCAGCAGCGCGTATGCAAGGTGATGCTGGTGGAAGACGAGCCGGCCCTGCGCCTGGTCATGCTGGAGGTATTGCTGGACCAGGGCTATGAAGTTCAGGCATTCGAAGATGGCCGCCAGGCATACAAGGCCTTGCAGGAAGCCCCAGCGCCGGACTTGCTGATTACCGATGTCGGCCTGCCCGGGGGAATCGATGGCTACCAACTCGCGGACGCCTGTCGAGCTATTGCGCCGCATGCAGCGGTGCTGCTGATCACAGGGCATGACCCTGCGCACAGTATGGCAAATGCGCGGCCCGACCGGCGCACCGAACTGCTGGCCAAGCCATTCGATCTTCAGGCACTTGCCCAGGCGCTTGAACGGCTGCTGGGGAGCACCGCCCAGTCGCACTGA
- a CDS encoding aminotransferase class I/II-fold pyridoxal phosphate-dependent enzyme, with protein sequence MKRYERFADDIAELIRSGVLGPGQRVPSVRYASQTHGVSPSTVFQAYYLLERRGLIRARPRSGYFVNAHVPRQFCEPQALQPVSESTDVDVSALVFSILDSIKDPNTIAFGSAFPSPELFPLQRLSRSLASASRSMDPRMVVTDLSPGNPQLRRQIALRYMVGGLMLPMEELLITNGALEALNLCLQAVTQPGDLVAIEAPAFYACLQVLERLKLKAVEIPVHPREGMDLGVLAQTLEKHPVKAVWCMTNFQNPVGASMPEAKKQALVELLARHQVPLIEDDVYAELYYSQQAPKPAKAFDTQGLVMHCGSFAKSLAPGYRIGWVAAGRFAQKIERLKLMTSLCASMPAQAAIADYLQHGGYDRHLRKLRYALEGQQANMLAAIARHFPAQTRVSQPSGGYFLWLELPEQMDALKLFHMALAQGISIAPGPIFSPTRRFGNCIRLNYGSPWHDGAEQAMETLGRIIRSF encoded by the coding sequence ATGAAACGCTACGAACGCTTCGCCGATGACATTGCCGAACTGATCCGCTCCGGGGTGCTGGGCCCCGGCCAGCGCGTGCCGTCCGTACGCTACGCCAGCCAGACCCACGGGGTCAGCCCGTCTACCGTGTTCCAGGCCTATTACCTGCTGGAACGCCGCGGGCTGATCCGCGCCCGGCCGCGCTCCGGGTATTTCGTCAACGCCCACGTGCCGCGTCAGTTCTGCGAGCCGCAAGCGCTGCAGCCGGTGAGCGAGTCTACCGATGTCGACGTCAGCGCCTTGGTATTTTCGATCCTCGACTCGATCAAGGACCCCAACACCATTGCCTTCGGCTCAGCCTTTCCCAGCCCTGAGCTGTTCCCGCTGCAACGCCTGTCGCGCTCACTGGCCAGTGCCAGCCGCAGCATGGACCCGCGCATGGTGGTGACCGATCTGTCCCCCGGCAACCCGCAGCTGCGCCGGCAGATCGCCCTGCGCTACATGGTCGGTGGGCTGATGCTGCCGATGGAAGAGCTGCTGATCACCAACGGCGCACTGGAGGCCCTGAACCTGTGCCTGCAGGCCGTGACCCAGCCGGGCGACCTGGTCGCCATCGAGGCCCCGGCCTTCTATGCCTGCCTGCAGGTGCTGGAGCGGCTCAAGCTCAAGGCCGTGGAAATCCCCGTGCACCCGCGCGAGGGCATGGACCTGGGGGTGCTGGCGCAGACCCTGGAAAAGCACCCGGTAAAGGCCGTGTGGTGCATGACCAACTTCCAGAACCCGGTGGGTGCAAGCATGCCGGAGGCCAAGAAACAGGCCCTGGTGGAGTTGCTGGCGCGCCATCAGGTGCCGTTGATCGAAGACGACGTGTACGCCGAGCTGTACTACTCGCAACAGGCGCCCAAACCCGCCAAGGCCTTCGACACTCAGGGCCTGGTCATGCACTGCGGTTCGTTCGCCAAAAGCCTGGCACCGGGCTATCGCATTGGCTGGGTGGCCGCCGGGCGCTTTGCGCAGAAGATCGAGCGGTTGAAACTGATGACCTCCCTTTGTGCCTCCATGCCGGCCCAGGCGGCCATCGCTGACTACCTGCAACACGGCGGCTACGACCGCCACCTGCGCAAGCTGCGCTACGCGCTGGAGGGCCAGCAGGCCAACATGCTGGCAGCCATCGCCCGCCACTTCCCGGCGCAGACTCGGGTCAGCCAGCCCTCCGGCGGCTACTTCCTGTGGCTGGAACTGCCCGAGCAGATGGATGCCCTCAAGCTGTTCCACATGGCCCTGGCCCAAGGCATCAGCATCGCCCCTGGGCCGATCTTTTCGCCCACCCGACGCTTTGGCAATTGCATCCGCCTGAACTACGGCAGCCCCTGGCATGACGGCGCCGAACAGGCGATGGAGACCCTCGGGCGGATCATTCGCTCGTTCTGA
- a CDS encoding DHA2 family efflux MFS transporter permease subunit, which yields MSNNAAAQFTPPSLLLTTIGLSLATFMQVLDTTIANVALPTISGNLGVSYEQGTWVITSFAVSNAIALPLTGWLSRRFGEVKLFIWATLLFVLASFLCGIAQSMPELVGFRVLQGVVAGPLYPMTQTLLIAVYPPAKRGMALALLAMVTVVAPIAGPILGGWITDSYSWPWIFFINVPIGLFAAAVVRQQMRTRPVVTSRQPMDYIGLLTLIIGVGALQVVLDKGNDLDWFESSFIIVGSLISVVFLAVFVIWELTDRHPVVNLRLFVHRNFRIGTIVLVGGYAGFFGINLILPQWLQTQMGYTATWAGLAVAPIGLLPVIMSPFVGKYAHRFDLRVLAGLAFLAIGTSCYMRAGFTSEVDFQHVALVQLFMGIGVALFFMPTLSILLSDLPPHQIADGSGLATFLRTLGGSFAASLTTWIWIRRADQHHAYLSEHISQFDPATRYTLEQLGGASPQSYAQLEQILNGQAYMMSTVDYFTLMSWVFAGLILLVWFAKPPFTAKAGPASAGH from the coding sequence ATGAGCAACAACGCCGCTGCCCAGTTCACGCCGCCGAGTCTGCTGCTGACCACCATCGGCCTGTCGCTCGCGACGTTCATGCAGGTGCTGGACACCACCATCGCCAACGTGGCCTTGCCGACCATTTCCGGCAACCTGGGGGTGAGTTACGAGCAAGGTACCTGGGTCATCACCTCGTTCGCGGTGAGCAACGCTATCGCCTTGCCGCTGACCGGCTGGCTGAGCCGGCGCTTTGGTGAAGTGAAGCTGTTCATTTGGGCCACGCTGCTGTTCGTGCTGGCGTCGTTCCTGTGTGGTATTGCCCAGTCGATGCCCGAGCTGGTGGGGTTTCGTGTCTTGCAGGGCGTGGTCGCCGGGCCGCTTTACCCGATGACCCAAACCCTGCTGATTGCTGTCTACCCCCCGGCAAAACGGGGGATGGCACTGGCGCTGCTGGCGATGGTCACGGTGGTGGCGCCGATTGCCGGGCCGATTCTTGGGGGCTGGATTACCGATAGCTACAGCTGGCCATGGATCTTCTTCATCAATGTGCCCATCGGCCTGTTCGCTGCTGCCGTGGTGCGCCAGCAGATGCGCACGCGCCCGGTGGTCACCAGCCGCCAGCCGATGGATTACATTGGCCTGCTGACCCTGATTATCGGCGTCGGTGCCTTGCAGGTAGTGCTGGACAAAGGCAACGATCTGGACTGGTTCGAATCGTCGTTCATCATTGTCGGCAGCCTGATCTCGGTGGTGTTCCTGGCGGTGTTCGTGATCTGGGAGCTGACCGACCGGCACCCGGTGGTCAACTTGCGTCTGTTCGTGCACCGCAACTTCCGCATTGGCACCATTGTGCTGGTCGGGGGGTATGCCGGGTTCTTCGGTATCAACCTGATCCTGCCGCAGTGGTTGCAGACGCAGATGGGCTATACCGCGACTTGGGCAGGCCTGGCGGTTGCGCCGATCGGCTTGCTGCCGGTGATCATGTCGCCGTTCGTGGGTAAATATGCGCACCGGTTCGACTTGCGGGTGCTGGCTGGGTTGGCGTTCCTGGCGATCGGTACCAGTTGCTACATGCGTGCTGGTTTCACCAGCGAGGTGGACTTCCAGCACGTGGCTTTGGTGCAGTTGTTCATGGGGATTGGCGTGGCGTTGTTCTTCATGCCGACGTTGAGCATTCTTCTGTCTGATCTGCCGCCGCACCAGATTGCCGACGGTTCGGGGCTGGCGACTTTCCTGCGAACCTTGGGCGGGAGTTTTGCGGCTTCGTTGACCACCTGGATCTGGATTCGTCGGGCGGACCAGCACCATGCCTATCTGAGCGAGCACATCAGCCAGTTCGACCCGGCGACGCGGTATACCCTTGAGCAGTTGGGCGGCGCCAGCCCGCAGAGTTATGCGCAGTTGGAGCAGATACTCAACGGGCAGGCTTACATGATGTCGACGGTGGATTACTTCACGTTGATGAGCTGGGTGTTTGCCGGGTTGATTCTGCTGGTGTGGTTCGCCAAGCCGCCCTTTACCGCCAAGGCGGGCCCGGCATCGGCGGGGCATTGA
- a CDS encoding MarR family transcriptional regulator — protein sequence MAHFSPENFQTCAIGMLLGRAAILKDRILDWHLESEGVTAAQFKVLIIVTQYQVDTPAELCRYLGLDSGSMTRMLDRLEQKELIVRNRCADDRRQVRLALTADGQRLANRLPEIGAAAMNELCGVLAPEELKTLEGLLAKVLLSAGDPLTIRRFGDR from the coding sequence ATGGCCCATTTTTCCCCCGAAAACTTCCAGACCTGCGCCATCGGCATGTTGCTTGGCCGTGCTGCGATTCTCAAAGACCGCATTCTTGACTGGCACCTGGAGTCAGAGGGCGTCACCGCCGCGCAGTTCAAAGTGCTGATCATCGTCACCCAGTACCAGGTGGATACCCCGGCCGAACTGTGCCGGTACCTGGGCCTGGACAGCGGTTCGATGACCCGCATGCTCGACCGCCTCGAGCAGAAGGAACTGATCGTGCGCAACCGCTGCGCCGACGACCGGCGCCAAGTGCGCCTGGCACTCACTGCGGACGGCCAGCGCCTGGCCAACCGCCTGCCGGAAATTGGCGCCGCCGCCATGAACGAGTTGTGCGGCGTGCTGGCACCAGAGGAGCTCAAGACCCTGGAAGGCCTGCTGGCCAAGGTGCTGCTCAGTGCTGGCGACCCGTTGACGATCCGCCGCTTCGGCGACCGTTGA
- a CDS encoding HlyD family efflux transporter periplasmic adaptor subunit: protein MATPTDTPTPSAAPESSRKRKAWLLGLLLLLILAGVGTWAWYSIVGRWHESTDDAYVNGNVVEITPLVAGTVTSIGADDGDLVHAGQVLLQFDPADSEVALQSAEAKLARTVRQVRGLYSNVDSLKAQLETRQAELRKAQQDFNRRKVLADSGAIAAEELSHARDDLTVAQAAVNSARQQLSTSSALVDDTVVSSHPDVMAAAADLRQAYLDHARTTLVAPVTGYVAKRTVQLGQRLQPGTATMAVIPLDQVWIDANFKETQLREMRIGQPVEVTADLYGSEVKYSGTVDSLGAGTGSAFALLPAQNATGNWIKIVQRVPVRIHLSPDQLKDHPLRIGLSTVVEVDLHDQSGPALAQQPPQKASYTTQVYDHQLVEADNLIARLIHENSATGKTAQR from the coding sequence ATGGCCACTCCCACAGACACCCCGACTCCCTCCGCCGCGCCCGAGTCGTCACGCAAGCGCAAGGCCTGGCTGCTTGGCCTGCTGTTGCTGCTGATCCTTGCCGGGGTCGGCACCTGGGCCTGGTACAGCATTGTCGGGCGTTGGCACGAAAGCACCGACGATGCCTACGTCAACGGCAACGTGGTGGAGATCACCCCGCTGGTCGCTGGCACCGTTACCAGCATCGGGGCCGATGACGGCGACCTGGTCCACGCCGGCCAGGTGTTGCTGCAATTCGACCCGGCCGACAGCGAAGTGGCCTTGCAGTCCGCCGAAGCCAAGCTGGCACGCACCGTGCGGCAGGTGCGCGGGCTGTACAGCAACGTCGACTCGCTGAAGGCTCAACTGGAAACGCGCCAAGCTGAACTGCGCAAGGCGCAGCAGGACTTCAACCGGCGCAAGGTGCTGGCTGACAGCGGTGCGATTGCCGCAGAAGAACTGTCCCATGCCCGCGACGACCTGACCGTTGCCCAGGCCGCCGTCAACAGTGCGCGCCAACAGCTCAGCACCAGCAGCGCGCTGGTCGACGACACCGTGGTGTCCTCGCACCCCGACGTCATGGCTGCTGCTGCCGACCTGCGCCAGGCCTACCTCGACCACGCCCGCACCACGTTGGTCGCGCCGGTCACCGGCTACGTTGCCAAGCGTACCGTCCAGTTGGGCCAGCGCCTGCAGCCGGGCACCGCGACCATGGCGGTAATCCCGCTGGATCAGGTGTGGATCGATGCCAACTTCAAGGAAACCCAGCTGCGTGAGATGCGCATTGGCCAGCCGGTGGAAGTCACCGCTGATTTGTACGGCAGCGAGGTCAAGTACAGCGGCACGGTCGACAGCCTTGGCGCGGGCACCGGCAGCGCCTTTGCCTTGCTGCCGGCGCAGAACGCAACCGGTAACTGGATCAAGATTGTCCAGCGAGTACCCGTGCGCATCCACCTCAGCCCCGACCAGCTCAAGGACCACCCCCTCCGTATCGGCCTGTCCACCGTGGTTGAAGTCGACCTGCATGACCAGAGCGGCCCGGCTTTGGCCCAGCAGCCTCCGCAGAAGGCCAGCTACACCACCCAGGTGTATGACCACCAGCTGGTCGAAGCCGACAACCTGATCGCCCGGCTGATTCACGAGAACAGCGCAACCGGCAAGACGGCGCAACGATGA
- the ccoG gene encoding cytochrome c oxidase accessory protein CcoG: MNDRIPFTEIATAPASIQARRTDSGIHTRSFTGLYRNLRIGFAGALFVLFFGTAWLNWNGRQAVLWDLGNSKFHIFGATFWPQDFILLSALLIICAFGLFAITVYAGRVWCGYSCPQSTWTWLFMWCEKVTEGDRNQRIKLAAAPWSMNKLARRTLKHSLWLAIGVLTGLTFVGYFTPIRPLAAELLTLQLGGVALFWVLFFTAATYINAGLLREAVCLHMCPYARFQSVMFDKDTLAVAYDPRRGEARGPRKKGSDVGAQGLGDCIDCTLCVQVCPTGIDIRDGLQMACIGCAACIDACDGVMDKMGYARGLIGYKSEHSLQGGTTHWLRPRLLGYAAALLVMIGALVVALQMRPMVSLDVIKDRGLFRENAQGQIENIYLLKVINKTERTQHYQLRLLDADGFTLQGSSALVIPAGEMSELPVSVAMLAERPTSSSQTLSFEISERDDPAIRSVAHSRFVAPMNR; encoded by the coding sequence ATGAACGATAGAATCCCTTTTACAGAGATCGCCACCGCCCCAGCCAGCATCCAAGCGCGACGCACCGACAGCGGCATCCATACCCGCAGCTTTACCGGGCTTTACCGTAACCTGCGCATCGGCTTTGCCGGCGCCCTGTTCGTGCTGTTCTTCGGCACGGCCTGGCTGAACTGGAACGGCCGCCAGGCCGTACTGTGGGACCTGGGGAACAGCAAGTTCCACATCTTCGGCGCCACCTTCTGGCCACAGGACTTCATCCTGCTGTCGGCGCTGCTGATCATCTGTGCCTTTGGCCTCTTCGCCATCACCGTCTACGCCGGGCGTGTCTGGTGCGGTTACAGTTGCCCGCAAAGTACCTGGACCTGGCTGTTCATGTGGTGCGAAAAGGTTACCGAGGGCGACCGCAACCAGCGCATCAAGCTGGCCGCGGCGCCCTGGAGCATGAACAAACTGGCCCGTCGCACGCTCAAGCACAGCCTGTGGTTGGCCATTGGCGTGCTCACGGGGCTGACCTTCGTCGGCTACTTCACCCCGATCCGGCCACTGGCCGCAGAATTGCTCACCTTGCAACTGGGCGGTGTGGCACTGTTCTGGGTGCTGTTCTTCACGGCCGCTACCTACATCAATGCCGGCCTGCTGCGTGAAGCGGTGTGCCTGCACATGTGCCCGTATGCGCGCTTCCAGAGCGTGATGTTCGACAAGGACACCCTGGCGGTCGCTTACGACCCGCGTCGTGGCGAAGCCCGTGGTCCGCGCAAGAAAGGCAGTGATGTCGGTGCCCAGGGACTGGGCGACTGCATCGATTGCACCCTGTGCGTGCAGGTGTGCCCCACCGGCATCGACATCCGTGATGGCTTGCAAATGGCTTGCATCGGCTGTGCCGCGTGCATCGACGCCTGTGATGGGGTAATGGACAAGATGGGTTACGCCCGCGGCCTGATTGGCTACAAGTCCGAGCACAGCCTGCAAGGCGGTACCACGCACTGGCTGCGCCCGCGCCTGTTGGGCTACGCTGCCGCACTGCTGGTCATGATCGGGGCACTGGTGGTGGCCCTGCAGATGCGCCCGATGGTATCGCTGGATGTGATCAAGGACCGCGGCCTGTTCCGTGAAAACGCCCAAGGCCAGATCGAGAACATTTACCTGCTCAAGGTCATCAACAAGACCGAACGTACCCAGCACTATCAATTGCGCCTGCTGGACGCTGACGGTTTCACCCTGCAGGGCAGTAGCGCACTGGTCATCCCTGCTGGCGAAATGAGCGAACTGCCGGTGTCGGTGGCGATGCTCGCCGAGCGCCCGACCAGCAGCTCGCAGACGCTGAGCTTTGAAATCAGCGAGCGTGACGACCCCGCTATCCGCAGCGTGGCGCACAGTCGCTTCGTCGCCCCCATGAACCGCTGA
- a CDS encoding SDR family oxidoreductase, producing MENVIVITGGSRGIGAATALLAARQGYRICINYHADDQAAETILSQVRALGAEAIAVRADVSVEDEIIQLFLRVDDELGPVTALVNNAGTIGQQSRVEDMSEFRLLNVMKTNVVGPMLCAKHALLRMARRHGGQGGAIVNVSSVAARLGSPNEYVDYAASKGALDTFTIGLAKEVAGEGVRVNGVRPGYIHTGFHALSGDPNRVSKLEPGLPMGRGGRPEEVAEAILWLLSDKASYATGSFIDLGGGR from the coding sequence ATGGAGAACGTCATCGTCATCACCGGCGGCAGCCGCGGCATCGGCGCCGCCACTGCGCTGTTGGCCGCCCGCCAGGGCTACCGCATCTGCATCAACTATCACGCCGATGACCAGGCCGCCGAAACCATCCTCAGCCAGGTCCGCGCCCTGGGCGCCGAGGCCATCGCGGTGCGCGCCGACGTCAGCGTCGAGGATGAAATCATCCAACTGTTCCTGCGCGTCGACGATGAGCTCGGCCCGGTCACCGCACTGGTCAACAACGCCGGCACCATCGGCCAGCAAAGCAGGGTCGAGGACATGTCCGAGTTCCGGCTGCTGAACGTCATGAAAACCAACGTCGTCGGCCCCATGCTCTGCGCCAAGCACGCCCTGCTGCGCATGGCGCGCCGACATGGCGGGCAAGGCGGGGCCATCGTCAACGTATCATCGGTAGCCGCACGCCTGGGTTCGCCCAACGAATATGTCGACTATGCCGCCTCCAAGGGCGCGCTCGACACCTTCACCATCGGCCTGGCCAAAGAAGTGGCAGGCGAGGGCGTGCGCGTCAATGGCGTCCGGCCGGGCTATATCCATACCGGTTTCCATGCGCTGTCGGGTGACCCAAACCGCGTCAGCAAGCTCGAACCTGGCTTGCCCATGGGCCGAGGGGGGCGTCCCGAGGAAGTGGCCGAGGCCATCCTCTGGCTGCTTTCGGACAAAGCCTCCTATGCCACCGGCAGCTTCATCGACCTGGGCGGCGGGCGCTGA